A window from Komagataeibacter xylinus encodes these proteins:
- the vapC gene encoding tRNA(fMet)-specific endonuclease VapC, whose amino-acid sequence MLRYLLDTNLCIRVLRDRPQGLRPRFNSCAEELCISDVVLYELLYGAERSSDPVRTRREVEHFAARLAVLPFDSEAAAHTADIRAALERNGRIIGPYDLMIAGHARSRGLIVVTGNLREFQRVEGLRTEGWLTGTV is encoded by the coding sequence ATGCTGCGTTATCTGCTGGATACGAATCTCTGTATCCGGGTGTTGCGGGATCGACCACAAGGGCTGCGTCCGAGATTCAACAGCTGTGCGGAGGAACTCTGCATCTCGGACGTGGTTCTGTATGAACTGCTTTATGGCGCGGAGCGCTCGTCTGATCCTGTGCGCACCAGACGCGAGGTTGAGCACTTCGCGGCAAGGCTGGCAGTCCTGCCATTCGATAGTGAAGCGGCTGCCCATACAGCGGATATTCGGGCTGCTCTTGAACGGAATGGCCGTATCATAGGTCCATATGATCTCATGATTGCCGGGCATGCCCGAAGCAGGGGGCTGATTGTCGTGACGGGGAACCTTCGGGAATTCCAGCGGGTAGAGGGGCTTCGAACGGAGGGCTGGCTTACTGGCACGGTCTGA
- a CDS encoding LysR family transcriptional regulator, with translation MNLEALSAFNLVAAHGGFGRASRVTGRPKATLSRRVAELELSLGVRLIERGSKSLRLTDEGRALHERTDGLLSEIVEAGEAVVLGASTPRGRLRVSAPVVFAHVALPQIAARFALAYPEVQLEISAEDRKVDPIEDGYDLVIRIDPSPDEMLVGRRFLTDERLIVAPTDMKRPIPTTDGAVCPVKAVLLSAAPSTIIWRMSSRTAPESVLAPEPVIRFSSLLMVRDAVLAGAGAALLPKLLVADDVEAGRLACWGTHTGPSVEIWALQSSRRLIGAKVRAFLDVVEKAFPEKIFVPPI, from the coding sequence ATGAACCTCGAAGCCCTCTCCGCCTTCAATCTGGTCGCTGCCCATGGCGGCTTCGGCCGCGCCAGCCGTGTGACCGGCCGACCGAAGGCGACGCTGTCGCGCCGGGTCGCCGAACTCGAACTGAGCCTCGGCGTCAGACTGATCGAGCGAGGATCCAAAAGCCTGCGATTGACCGACGAAGGGCGCGCTCTCCACGAGCGTACGGACGGGCTTCTGTCGGAAATCGTGGAAGCCGGCGAGGCTGTCGTCCTGGGTGCGTCGACCCCGAGGGGCAGATTGCGGGTCAGCGCGCCGGTGGTCTTCGCCCATGTCGCACTTCCCCAGATCGCCGCCCGTTTTGCTCTCGCCTATCCCGAAGTCCAGCTTGAGATCTCCGCCGAGGATCGCAAGGTCGATCCGATCGAAGACGGCTACGACCTGGTGATCCGCATCGACCCCTCGCCGGATGAAATGCTTGTCGGCCGCCGTTTCCTCACCGATGAACGTTTGATCGTAGCGCCGACAGACATGAAGCGGCCCATCCCGACGACGGACGGCGCGGTGTGTCCCGTCAAGGCCGTCCTGCTGAGCGCTGCTCCCTCAACCATCATCTGGCGTATGAGTTCCCGAACGGCCCCCGAGAGCGTCCTCGCGCCGGAACCGGTCATACGCTTCTCGTCACTCCTGATGGTGCGCGATGCCGTGCTGGCAGGCGCGGGCGCGGCTCTGCTGCCGAAGCTTCTCGTCGCGGACGATGTCGAAGCTGGCCGACTGGCCTGCTGGGGAACCCACACCGGTCCATCGGTTGAAATCTGGGCGCTCCAAAGCTCGCGCCGTCTCATCGGCGCCAAGGTCCGTGCTTTCTTGGATGTGGTCGAAAAGGCGTTCCCAGAGAAGATTTTCGTCCCGCCGATCTGA
- a CDS encoding NmrA/HSCARG family protein: MTILVTGSTGTIGSQVLAHLEGRNIEVRALTRSPEKAQLPSGVTPVRGDLADVDAMRAALKDVSTLFLLVPNVADELTQAMLALTVAREAGVKGIVYLSVFMGEAYADVPHFAGKFTVERMIEALDLPTTILRPAYFIQNDLRQKDPLLKFGAYGAPIGARGVSMVDIRDIGEAAAIELVRREQAVAPLGRETYALVGPDGLTGEGIAAIWSAALGRSIRYGGDDLGVMEQRMKTMLPAWHALDLRLMFARYQTDGAVATAGDIAHLTKLLGRAPRSYAAFAKDAATQWANG, from the coding sequence ATGACTATTCTGGTGACTGGCAGCACGGGGACCATCGGGTCCCAGGTCCTGGCCCATCTAGAGGGGCGGAATATCGAGGTCCGCGCCCTGACCCGCTCGCCCGAGAAAGCTCAGCTTCCCTCCGGCGTGACACCGGTTCGCGGCGATCTTGCGGATGTGGATGCGATGCGCGCGGCGCTCAAAGACGTCAGCACGTTGTTCCTGTTGGTCCCGAACGTCGCCGACGAACTGACCCAGGCCATGCTGGCCCTGACGGTCGCGCGCGAGGCCGGCGTCAAGGGCATCGTCTATCTGTCGGTATTCATGGGCGAGGCCTACGCCGACGTGCCGCATTTCGCCGGCAAATTCACGGTCGAGCGGATGATCGAAGCGCTCGACCTGCCTACGACTATCCTGCGCCCGGCCTATTTCATCCAGAATGACCTGCGCCAGAAGGATCCTCTGCTGAAATTCGGTGCGTACGGCGCGCCGATCGGCGCAAGGGGCGTTTCGATGGTCGATATCCGCGACATCGGCGAGGCCGCCGCGATCGAACTGGTTCGCCGGGAGCAGGCCGTGGCACCGCTCGGCCGCGAGACCTATGCGCTGGTCGGTCCGGATGGCCTGACCGGCGAAGGTATCGCCGCCATCTGGAGCGCGGCGCTCGGCCGCTCCATCCGCTACGGCGGCGATGATCTCGGTGTGATGGAACAACGCATGAAGACCATGCTGCCGGCCTGGCACGCCCTCGATCTGCGCCTGATGTTCGCCCGTTACCAGACCGATGGGGCGGTCGCGACGGCAGGCGACATCGCGCACCTGACGAAGTTGCTTGGTCGTGCTCCGCGCTCTTATGCCGCGTTCGCAAAGGACGCCGCCACCCAGTGGGCGAACGGCTGA
- the vapB gene encoding type II toxin-antitoxin system VapB family antitoxin — protein sequence MLTRTTLFMSNRSQAVRLPKMVAFGEQVRDVVIVSEGSRRIIAPADAAWDDFFAAPGVDLGERNQPTMQEREAL from the coding sequence ATGCTGACCCGTACGACACTCTTTATGTCCAACCGCTCGCAGGCAGTGCGCCTGCCGAAGATGGTCGCCTTCGGGGAGCAGGTGCGTGACGTCGTCATCGTGTCCGAAGGTTCACGGCGGATCATCGCACCGGCCGATGCAGCGTGGGATGATTTCTTTGCGGCTCCCGGGGTGGATCTGGGGGAGCGAAACCAGCCGACCATGCAGGAACGCGAGGCGCTCTGA